The following proteins are encoded in a genomic region of Neoarius graeffei isolate fNeoGra1 chromosome 6, fNeoGra1.pri, whole genome shotgun sequence:
- the LOC132888440 gene encoding vomeronasal type-2 receptor 1, whose protein sequence is MKSSGFGMKWCVWLGVCVLGLFVVAAVAEQSCKLKAKFNLNGYKNVEKKKVVIGGMFSVHNRLADTDTNTSSSPVSSGCEGFNFRTFRWTQTMLFAINEINSKKDLLPNTDLGYVIYDSCFTISKAVEGTLTYLTGQDEAVPNYRCGNGPPLAAMVGAGGCDLSVATARILGLYYFPQVSYSSSCSVLESRFQYPTFLRTIPNDDHQSVAMAELVLRFGWTWVGTIASDDDYGKYGIKRFKEVVEEAGVCISFSETLPKFSAPETIKSIVETIRVSTAKIIVVFSSDVDLSPLVEEILLHNITNRTWIASENWVTSALIARQPNVMSLLGGTIGFAITRAQIPGLREHLLNIDPYQDALTEEFWETAFNCTLSYSRALSRTREQLATEVGNATASRAAARLVPQGLCTGKESLVELNNTYSDVSQLRLTYNVYKAVYAVAYALHNLEYCVPGKGPFVGGSCADITNFEPWQLMYYLKNLHFKVPYTGEEISFDDGEVPGYYEILNWQRASDGGVAFASIGYYNSTTLAEEKLFIDNSSIIWYNDMLQAPRSVCSERCQPGTRMGIRQGEPVCCFDCIPCADGEISNTTDARGCIQCDEDYWSNANHDACVPKTIEFLDFGEPLGITLIVISVFGALLTIVVIIVFLKYINTPLVQANDALLSFTLLLGLVVTFLCSIVFLGRPMLWSCMTSQVALALGFALALSSIMGKSSLLMLRARAIKAMKAAAKAAKAAAVASEQSGDTAAIAPAIPQKNDIDPIKPPQQKTMMIVCTLIQAIACTVWLILLPPHPVKNTAAQNIKIILECDPGNIIFICCIFGYDVLLALMAFVFAFVARRLEDHFNEGKCVTFGMLVFFIVWISFVPAYLSTRGKFMVAVQIFAILASSFGLLACIFLPKCYVLLVKPERNKEELMVPRAKRPESGATGTSASVATTSTEANGPIATING, encoded by the exons ATGAAATCGAGTGGATTTGGGATGAAATGGTGTGTGtggttgggggtgtgtgtgctgggGCTTTTTGTGGTGGCTGCTGTGGCAGAACAGAGCTGCAAACTCAAGGCCAAGTTCAACCTGAACGGCTACAAGAACGTGGAGAAGAAGAAGGTGGTGATCGGGGGGATGTTCTCCGTGCACAACCGGCTCGCcgacaccgacaccaacacctcgTCCAGCCCAGTGTCATCTGGCTGCGAAGG GTTTAATTTCCGTACTTTCCGCTGGACGCAGACGATGCTATTCGCCATTAATGAGATCAACAGTAAGAAGGACCTGCTGCCCAACACTGACCTCGGTTATGTCATCTATGACTCATGCTTCACTATCTCCAAAGCTGTGGAAGGAACTCTGACCTACCTGACTGGTCAGGACGAGGCCGTGCCCAACTACCGCTGTGGGAACGGGCCTCCGCTCGCCGCTATGGTGGGAGCAGGAGGATGTGATCTCTCTGTCGCAACGGCTCGGATCCTCGGCCTTTACTATTTCCCACAG GTGAGCTACTCGTCTTCATGTTCAGTCCTCGAGAGCAGGTTCCAGTACCCCACCTTCTTGCGCACTATCCCGAACGATGACCACCAGTCGGTGGCCATGGCTGAGCTGGTTCTGCGTTTCGGATGGACCTGGGTGGGCACTATCGCTTCTGACGATGACTATGGCAAATACGGCATCAAGCGTTTCAAAGAGGTCGTAGAGGAGGCGGGCGTGTGCATCTCCTTTTCCGAAACGCTACCCAAATTCAGTGCTCCTGAAACCATCAAAAGCATCGTCGAAACCATCAGGGTATCCACAGCCAAGATCATCGTGGTCTTCTCATCTGATGTGGATCTGAGTCCGCTGGTGGAGGAAATACTGCTCCATAACATCACTAACCGCACGTGGATCGCCAGCGAGAACTGGGTTACATCCGCACTCATCGCCCGCCAGCCCAACGTTATGTCCTTGCTGGGTGGAACGATTGGCTTCGCTATAACTCGGGCACAAATCCCAGGCCTGCGTGAGCACCTTCTGAACATCGACCCCTACCAGGACGCTCTGACTGAGGAGTTCTGGGAAACAGCCTTCAACTGTACACTCAGTTACAGCCGAGCACTCAGCAGAACCCGAGAACAGCTGGCCACAGAGGTAGGGAATGCCACAGCATCGCGAGCAGCAGCCAGGTTGGTACCGCAAGGCTTGTGCACCGGGAAGGAAAGTCTCGTGGAACTGAATAACACGTATTCGGACGTGTCCCAGTTGAGACTGACGTATAATGTGTATAAAGCCGTGTACGCAGTAGCCTACGCTTTGCACAACTTGGAGTACTGCGTGCCTGGCAAAGGACCTTTTGTAGGAGGCTCTTGTGCTGACATCACCAACTTTGAGCCTTGGCAA TTGATGTACTACTTGAAAAACTTGCACTTCAAAGTCCCCTACACCGGAGAGGAGATATCCTTCGACGATGGTGAAGTACCTGGGTATTACGAGATCCTTAACTGGCAGCGGGCTTCAGACGGAGGGGTCGCGTTCGCAAGCATCGGATACTATAACAGCACAACGCTTGCTGAGGAAAAGCTGTTCATCGATAACTCCTCCATCATCTGGTATAACGACATGCTGCAG GCGCCGCGCTCTGTGTGTAGTGAGAGATGCCAACCCGGCACACGTATGGGCATCCGGCAGGGAGAACCCGTCTGCTGCTTCGACTGCATCCCATGTGCAGATGGAGAGATTTCCAACACTACAG ATGCCAGAGGCTGCATCCAGTGTGATGAGGACTACTGGTCCAACGCCAACCATGACGCCTGTGTACCCAAGACTATTGAGTTCCTGGACTTTGGTGAGCCTCTGGGCATCACGCTGATCGTCATCTCTGTTTTTGGTGCTCTCCTGACCATTGTAGTGATCATCGTGTTCCTAAAATACATAAACACGCCCCTGGTGCAAGCCAACGACGCGCTGCTGAGCTTCACCCTGCTGCTGGGGTTGGTGGTCACGTTCCTTTGCTCCATCGTTTTCCTGGGTAGGCCAATGCTCTGGTCCTGTATGACCAGCCAGGTGGCGCTAGCGCTCGGCTTTGCCCTGGCTCTGTCGTCCATCATGGGCAAATCGTCTCTGTTGATGCTCAGAGCGAGAGCCATCAAGGCCATGAAGGCAGCAGCTAAAGCGGCCAAAGCGGCGGCGGTGGCCTCCGAGCAGAGCGGCGACACAGCGGCGATAGCTCCAGCCATACCGCAGAAAAACGACATCGATCCGATCAAACCTCCTCAACAGAAAACCATGATGATCGTGTGCACACTGATCCAAGCCATAGCCTGCACCGTGTGGCTCATCCTGCTCCCTCCTCATCCCGTGAAGAACACGGCCGCCCAGAACATCAAGATCATCCTGGAGTGCGATCCAGGCAACATCATCTTCATCTGCTGCATATTCGGTTATGATGTGCTCCTGGCGCTGATGGCGTTCGTGTTCGCCTTCGTGGCGCGCAGGCTTGAGGACCACTTCAACGAGGGAAAGTGCGTCACCTTCGGTATGCTGGTGTTCTTCATCGTCTGGATCTCGTTCGTCCCTGCGTACCTGAGCACGCGGGGAAAGTTCATGGTGGCTGTGCAGATCTTCGCCATCCTGGCTTCGAGCTTTGGCTTACTCGCGTGCATCTTCCTGCCCAAGTGCTACGTGCTGCTGGTTAAACCTGAAAGGAACAAGGAGGAGCTGATGGTGCCCAGGGCCAAGAGGCCTGAATCTGGAGCCACTGGAACATCTGCATCAGTCGCCACCACCAGCACCGAAGCTAACGGCCCTATCGCCACCATCAACGGATGA